Proteins from a genomic interval of Ralstonia wenshanensis:
- a CDS encoding sialidase family protein — MLTAAVIASPTLWAATLVSGPSPFAGCNVGGPGTNYVNAEVEPYVAVNPANPTNYIGVWQQDRWSNGGAHGLMSAASFDGGATWKPVPQPFSACAGGLGYERASDPWVSFGPDGTAYSVSISFNHTNNSNAVGAAVSRDGGLSWTHLTKLITDDEPSTQFFNDKESVTADPVKRGVAYAVWDRLEQPNGNPYADQHALAFRGPGMFSKTVDGGQTWSAPSVMVNTPSEYQTIGNQIVVNAQTGALYDFFNYIHAPGRSAGSNSVAFVQSTDGGATWSKPQIIASLQLVSVTDPNTGEALRTGDIIPEPAIDPATGQLYVVWQDGRFSGGAHADIALSTSTDGGRTWSAPSQVNTPTGKAAFNAMVGVNSAGTVAVTYYDVRNLAAGNTTTLPTDYWQTLSANGGQSFGSESHLAGPFDMKTAPVAEGFFIGDYAGLAATGTKFVPFFIQTNSGNLTNRTDVFVSP, encoded by the coding sequence ATGCTGACGGCAGCCGTGATCGCCAGCCCGACGCTTTGGGCGGCAACGCTCGTCTCCGGCCCCAGCCCGTTTGCCGGCTGTAACGTCGGCGGCCCAGGGACGAATTACGTGAACGCAGAAGTCGAGCCTTACGTGGCGGTCAACCCCGCCAATCCAACGAACTACATTGGCGTCTGGCAGCAGGACCGGTGGTCCAATGGCGGCGCACATGGCCTGATGTCTGCGGCTTCGTTCGATGGCGGCGCCACGTGGAAGCCGGTGCCTCAGCCGTTCAGCGCATGTGCGGGTGGACTCGGGTACGAGCGGGCTTCCGATCCGTGGGTGTCGTTCGGGCCGGACGGCACGGCCTACTCGGTGTCGATTTCGTTCAACCACACCAACAACAGCAACGCAGTCGGTGCAGCCGTCTCAAGAGATGGCGGATTGAGCTGGACCCACCTCACGAAGCTCATCACCGACGACGAACCGAGCACGCAGTTCTTCAACGACAAGGAGTCGGTGACGGCGGACCCCGTCAAGCGCGGCGTGGCCTACGCAGTGTGGGACCGCCTGGAGCAACCCAATGGCAACCCGTATGCGGATCAGCATGCGCTGGCGTTTCGTGGACCGGGGATGTTCTCCAAGACGGTGGACGGAGGCCAGACCTGGAGTGCGCCCAGCGTGATGGTGAACACGCCGTCGGAGTATCAGACCATCGGCAACCAGATTGTGGTGAATGCACAGACCGGCGCGCTGTACGATTTCTTCAACTACATCCACGCGCCGGGTAGATCGGCTGGCAGCAACAGCGTGGCGTTCGTCCAATCGACGGATGGCGGCGCGACGTGGAGCAAGCCGCAGATCATTGCGAGCCTGCAACTGGTGAGCGTCACAGATCCGAATACCGGCGAGGCATTGCGCACGGGCGACATCATTCCCGAGCCTGCCATCGACCCGGCCACGGGGCAGCTCTATGTGGTCTGGCAGGATGGGCGCTTCAGCGGTGGCGCGCATGCGGATATCGCGCTCTCGACCTCCACCGACGGCGGCCGTACCTGGAGCGCGCCAAGCCAGGTGAACACGCCGACAGGCAAGGCGGCCTTCAACGCGATGGTGGGCGTCAATTCCGCCGGCACGGTGGCGGTGACGTACTACGACGTGCGCAATCTGGCGGCAGGCAATACCACCACACTGCCGACGGACTACTGGCAGACGCTGTCGGCCAACGGGGGCCAATCTTTCGGCAGTGAATCGCACCTGGCCGGGCCGTTCGATATGAAGACAGCACCCGTTGCGGAGGGCTTCTTCATTGGCGACTACGCTGGCCTGGCGGCGACCGGCACGAAGTTCGTGCCGTTCTTCATCCAGACCAACTCGGGCAACCTGACCAACCGGACGGACGTGTTCGTTTCGCCATAA
- a CDS encoding ABC transporter permease, producing MKLAKPMFAPHTSLIERIWYFSLRGLAVLTLLYLVLPVLVIVPLSFSSSTFLSYPIPSYSLRWYQNLVTSDEWRMAAKNSFIVAPAATIVATVLGTLAAIGLNKADFRGKGLLMAVLVSPMIVPVVVVGVGMYLFFAPLGLANTYIGLILAHAALGVPFVVTTVLATLQGFNHNLVRASLSLGANPVMTFFRITLPVIAPGVISGALFAFATSFDEVVVTLFLAGADQVTLPRQMFTGIRENISPTIAALATILIVFSTGLLLTFEWLRGRAAAKAVA from the coding sequence ATGAAACTCGCCAAACCGATGTTTGCCCCGCACACCTCGCTCATTGAACGCATCTGGTACTTCTCGCTGCGCGGCCTGGCCGTGCTGACGCTGCTGTACCTCGTGCTGCCGGTACTGGTGATCGTGCCGCTGTCGTTCTCGTCGAGCACGTTCCTCTCGTACCCAATTCCGAGCTACTCGCTGCGCTGGTATCAGAACCTCGTCACGTCGGATGAATGGCGCATGGCCGCCAAGAACAGCTTCATCGTTGCGCCCGCCGCCACGATCGTCGCAACAGTGCTCGGCACGCTGGCCGCCATCGGGCTGAACAAGGCGGACTTCCGTGGCAAGGGGCTGCTCATGGCAGTGCTGGTGTCGCCGATGATCGTGCCCGTGGTGGTCGTCGGCGTGGGCATGTACCTGTTCTTCGCGCCGCTGGGCTTGGCCAATACGTATATCGGGCTGATCCTCGCGCATGCGGCGCTGGGCGTGCCGTTTGTGGTGACGACCGTGCTGGCGACGCTGCAAGGCTTCAATCACAACCTCGTGCGGGCGAGCCTGTCGCTGGGTGCCAACCCGGTTATGACGTTCTTCCGCATTACCCTGCCCGTCATCGCACCGGGCGTGATTTCCGGCGCGCTGTTTGCGTTTGCCACGTCGTTCGATGAGGTGGTGGTGACGCTCTTCCTGGCGGGAGCGGATCAGGTCACGCTGCCGCGCCAGATGTTCACGGGCATCCGCGAGAACATCTCGCCGACGATTGCAGCGCTGGCGACGATTCTGATTGTGTTCTCGACGGGGCTGCTGCTGACGTTTGAGTGGTTGCGGGGGCGGGCTGCGGCCAAGGCCGTAGCCTGA